In Candidatus Baltobacteraceae bacterium, a genomic segment contains:
- a CDS encoding cadherin repeat domain-containing protein produces the protein MTHQFARFTSVLALAIAAAIGLPALAMNMGAGVTMTKVAGPYRIVLQLLPAEPFYTQAQYAKEHPKAGMLVVRGAAPVRLDAPTHPNHHLIVHVYDNATGKAQTTATVAIRYAPASGPARNLPIVEMQAIGKGAQSTHYGNNVYLPNGSYTVTVDVNGNTSIFHVTAKAASMSKM, from the coding sequence ATGACACACCAATTTGCACGTTTCACTTCGGTCCTCGCGCTCGCGATCGCCGCGGCCATCGGCCTCCCGGCGCTGGCGATGAATATGGGCGCCGGCGTCACGATGACGAAGGTTGCGGGCCCATACCGCATCGTGCTGCAGCTGCTCCCGGCCGAACCGTTCTACACTCAGGCGCAGTATGCCAAGGAGCATCCGAAAGCGGGCATGCTGGTCGTCCGCGGCGCCGCGCCGGTCCGGCTCGATGCCCCGACGCACCCGAATCACCACCTCATCGTCCACGTCTACGACAATGCAACCGGTAAAGCGCAGACGACCGCGACCGTAGCGATCCGCTACGCCCCGGCGTCGGGTCCCGCACGCAACCTGCCGATCGTCGAAATGCAGGCGATCGGCAAGGGCGCGCAGTCGACGCACTACGGTAACAACGTCTATCTGCCCAACGGCAGCTACACGGTCACCGTCGACGTCAACGGGAACACGTCGATCTTCCACGTGACGGCCAAGGCGGCGTCGATGTCAAAGATGTAA
- a CDS encoding TonB-dependent receptor, translating to MSRLIAAIAAACLFFSASPLLAAATGLVHGVITQSGTPQSGASVILAGEGQRFTTSTNARGEYSFAAVPFGHYRLTVSESGATARTVDVDVHTDAVATVDLDLLKTIAVTSVTATAGVGGTPVAATTIDQSEIQTSPVRDSLNRLIETVPGVVQFSYNEPVINGFHGVTYDIDGAPLPLATTSNFAEIVDPKSINSIEVLTGAIPAEYGGDRIGGVVNIITDRFEDIPQGTYGTITGGAGNEAQALGEFDTVSRFGNNELFLSLNGSSTNRGLDAPTYQAIHDASSANDEFLRWVTKLSDQSTIAFDYGNQFSQFQIPINTDPNNPNDPIYTPAGTDDTQLEYDRFANLNFTQVSKDGNSVFQLIPWYRSTRVDYDGDFPNDVLGMGPNFGCAPDGDSDNYPDCNVDGYTPNYINNVGLQSATYANYIGLRVSELHSSDRHTWKIGMDINRENATGSQEFACYYVDCALAGTLNPTTGAVETPTPATPANGYPNGYYAAPPALQAQAGSQVGLYAEDKWQPTQNVVFNYGVRYDHSTGYTSGYMIEPRIGVNISDGGKNVFHVFYGRYYAAPLLEDVRDACVVFQAQSGCATTTPVYDLQPEMDSYYEMGVQHTFDGNLTGWVNLFEKNVVNVLDTTQLLNTPLFAVYNNAIGHNQGLEIRLQDRQGNGNDWFLTSTISGSYAGGISGGTFLFPVDVNQGLPISSPAQLGIEDHSQTVDSTAGYTARFGAARAWFATLQGDYGSGFPVQFQNVNGASLNGTLPAHTTLDFSAGRTVLPGKGPNSQGLGISLDVLNVLNHQYVIKIANGFNTTQIANGRTFLFRVTEPF from the coding sequence ATGTCTCGACTTATCGCGGCAATCGCTGCCGCGTGCCTGTTTTTCTCCGCATCACCCCTTCTCGCGGCGGCGACCGGGTTGGTGCACGGTGTCATCACCCAGTCGGGTACGCCGCAGTCCGGCGCTTCCGTCATCCTCGCGGGTGAGGGCCAGCGCTTCACCACCAGTACCAACGCACGTGGTGAGTACTCATTCGCGGCAGTGCCGTTCGGGCATTACCGGCTGACCGTCAGTGAAAGCGGCGCGACGGCTCGTACGGTCGACGTCGACGTCCATACCGATGCGGTCGCAACGGTCGATCTCGATCTGCTCAAAACGATCGCCGTCACGTCGGTCACGGCAACCGCCGGCGTCGGTGGAACGCCCGTCGCCGCCACGACGATCGACCAATCCGAAATTCAAACCTCGCCGGTGCGCGATAGCCTCAATCGCCTCATCGAGACGGTTCCGGGCGTGGTGCAGTTCTCGTACAACGAACCGGTGATCAACGGCTTTCACGGCGTGACGTACGACATCGACGGTGCGCCGCTACCGCTCGCGACCACGTCGAACTTCGCCGAGATCGTCGATCCGAAATCCATCAACTCGATCGAAGTGCTCACCGGGGCAATCCCGGCTGAATACGGCGGCGACCGCATCGGCGGCGTCGTCAACATCATCACCGACCGCTTCGAGGACATTCCCCAAGGCACGTACGGCACGATCACCGGCGGAGCGGGAAATGAAGCACAGGCGCTTGGCGAATTCGATACGGTCTCGCGCTTCGGCAACAACGAGCTCTTTCTCAGTCTCAACGGATCGAGCACGAATCGCGGTCTCGACGCGCCGACCTATCAAGCCATTCACGACGCCAGCTCGGCGAACGACGAGTTTCTGCGCTGGGTCACGAAACTGAGCGATCAATCGACGATTGCCTTTGATTATGGCAATCAGTTCTCGCAGTTCCAGATTCCGATCAATACCGACCCGAATAATCCCAACGACCCGATCTATACGCCGGCCGGTACCGACGACACGCAGCTCGAGTACGACCGTTTCGCCAACCTGAACTTCACGCAAGTGTCCAAGGACGGCAACAGCGTCTTCCAGTTGATCCCTTGGTACCGCTCGACGCGGGTCGATTACGACGGCGATTTTCCCAACGACGTGCTCGGAATGGGGCCGAACTTCGGCTGCGCCCCCGACGGGGATTCCGACAACTATCCGGATTGCAACGTCGACGGCTACACGCCCAACTACATCAACAACGTCGGCTTGCAGTCGGCCACCTACGCTAACTACATCGGCCTGCGCGTCTCCGAGCTCCATTCCAGCGATCGCCACACCTGGAAGATCGGCATGGACATCAACCGCGAAAACGCGACCGGATCGCAAGAGTTTGCGTGTTATTACGTCGACTGCGCGCTCGCGGGGACGCTCAACCCGACGACCGGCGCGGTAGAAACCCCGACCCCCGCCACGCCTGCCAACGGCTACCCCAACGGATACTACGCCGCACCGCCGGCGCTGCAAGCGCAAGCCGGATCTCAGGTCGGGCTCTACGCCGAAGACAAGTGGCAGCCGACACAAAACGTCGTCTTCAACTACGGCGTGCGCTACGATCATTCGACCGGCTACACCAGCGGCTATATGATAGAGCCGCGCATCGGGGTGAACATCTCCGATGGCGGCAAGAACGTCTTCCACGTGTTCTACGGCCGCTACTACGCCGCGCCGCTCCTCGAAGACGTGCGCGACGCGTGCGTGGTCTTCCAGGCGCAGAGCGGCTGCGCCACGACAACGCCGGTCTACGATCTGCAACCCGAGATGGACAGTTACTACGAAATGGGGGTGCAGCACACGTTCGACGGCAATCTGACCGGTTGGGTCAATCTCTTCGAGAAGAACGTCGTGAACGTACTCGACACGACCCAGCTGCTCAACACGCCGCTCTTCGCCGTCTACAACAACGCGATCGGACACAACCAAGGACTGGAGATCCGGCTGCAGGATCGCCAAGGCAACGGGAACGACTGGTTCCTGACCTCGACGATCTCCGGTTCGTACGCCGGCGGCATTTCGGGCGGTACGTTCCTCTTCCCGGTCGACGTCAACCAAGGTCTCCCCATCTCCTCGCCCGCACAGCTCGGCATCGAGGATCACTCGCAAACCGTCGATTCGACCGCCGGTTACACGGCGCGATTCGGCGCGGCCCGCGCGTGGTTCGCAACGCTGCAAGGCGATTACGGCAGCGGCTTTCCGGTGCAATTCCAAAACGTCAACGGCGCAAGCCTGAACGGCACGCTTCCCGCGCACACGACGTTGGACTTCAGTGCCGGCCGTACCGTGTTGCCGGGCAAAGGCCCCAACTCGCAAGGGCTCGGCATCTCGCTCGACGTGCTGAACGTGCTGAACCATCAGTACGTGATCAAGATCGCGAACGGGTTCAACACGACCCAAATCGCCAATGGCCGCACGTTCTTGTTCCGCGTAACGGAACCGTTCTAG
- a CDS encoding PHP domain-containing protein, whose amino-acid sequence MIVDFHSHTSESDGTLTPQELAEFMGERRVEVFSISDHDTLSAYGKFTPPHGSVTVSGVEINTTYRGNEVHLLGYGMQVDSPELLAVLERNRHARRERAARMAEQLQRAGYGVTFDDVLREAPDAKALGRPHVARALITRGMAPDIDWAFRNLLRSGMPGYVPSLYITPQQAIERITAAGGVAVLAHPGRLKNRALIDELVPAGLRGLEVFYPLHDTEDIQIFRATAARYGLVMTAGADFHDIRYHTGGVGMEVEREDITPFLKMVT is encoded by the coding sequence GTGATCGTCGACTTTCACAGTCACACCTCCGAGAGCGACGGCACCCTTACCCCGCAAGAGCTGGCCGAATTCATGGGCGAGCGGCGGGTCGAAGTATTTTCGATCAGCGATCACGATACGCTCAGCGCCTACGGAAAATTTACGCCGCCGCACGGATCGGTGACGGTGAGCGGTGTCGAGATCAATACCACGTACCGCGGGAACGAAGTACATCTGCTCGGTTACGGGATGCAGGTGGATTCACCCGAGTTGCTGGCTGTGCTCGAACGCAATCGCCATGCGCGCCGCGAGCGCGCGGCGCGCATGGCCGAGCAATTGCAGCGCGCGGGGTACGGCGTTACGTTCGACGACGTCCTGCGCGAGGCGCCGGACGCGAAGGCCCTGGGCCGTCCGCACGTGGCACGGGCGCTGATCACGCGCGGGATGGCGCCGGATATCGATTGGGCATTCCGCAACCTGCTGCGCAGCGGCATGCCCGGTTACGTGCCCTCACTCTACATCACGCCGCAACAGGCGATCGAGCGGATCACCGCGGCGGGCGGTGTCGCCGTTTTGGCACATCCGGGGCGTCTCAAAAACCGCGCGCTGATCGACGAACTCGTTCCGGCGGGGCTGCGCGGTTTGGAAGTCTTTTATCCGCTGCACGATACCGAAGATATCCAAATTTTTCGCGCGACTGCGGCGCGGTACGGCCTGGTGATGACGGCCGGCGCCGACTTTCATGATATACGTTACCATACCGGCGGCGTGGGAATGGAGGTGGAGCGCGAGGATATCACCCCGTTTTTGAAAATGGTGACCTGA
- a CDS encoding stage V sporulation protein S, producing MTDEAHEPAPGTLKVSAKSNPNAVAGALAAVIRERDWAEIQAVGAGAINQAIKAVAIARGYLRDSGLDVICIPSFITIAISENERTAISLAIERRKS from the coding sequence ATGACTGATGAAGCGCACGAACCAGCCCCGGGCACGCTGAAGGTCTCGGCCAAGAGCAACCCCAACGCGGTCGCCGGCGCGCTTGCCGCGGTCATTCGCGAGCGCGATTGGGCCGAGATCCAAGCCGTGGGCGCGGGCGCGATCAACCAGGCGATCAAGGCCGTCGCGATTGCGCGCGGCTATCTCAGAGACAGCGGCCTCGACGTAATCTGCATCCCTTCGTTCATTACGATCGCGATCAGCGAGAATGAGCGAACCGCGATCTCGCTTGCGATCGAGCGCCGCAAGTCGTGA
- a CDS encoding zinc ABC transporter substrate-binding protein, giving the protein MWKLLGRLFAAAILVGAGTAAASAKPLEAVGAENFYANVIAQIGGPYVRVSSILNNPNTDPHSYESDTRDASLVASADLIVQNGVGYDAFMQKLEAASPHPGRAVIDVGASLGLHAGDNPHLWYRPQTMPFVAGAIATALERLDPAHRAVFEANRARFVRSLQPWLTQIALLRKRYAGTPIAVTEPVFNYTAEAIGLDIKTPRSFQLAIEEGNDPAPQDVSAVRTLLSGREVRMFVYNQQTVEPTTVQLLEVARSARVPVVGVYETMPEGQTYQSWMLAEVQAVWRALRNGTSTEHVY; this is encoded by the coding sequence ATGTGGAAGCTTCTTGGGCGGCTTTTTGCCGCTGCGATCCTGGTCGGGGCCGGAACGGCTGCCGCGAGCGCGAAGCCGCTCGAGGCCGTCGGTGCGGAGAACTTTTACGCGAACGTGATCGCACAGATCGGCGGTCCCTACGTTCGCGTCTCCAGCATTTTGAATAATCCGAACACCGATCCTCATTCGTACGAATCGGATACGCGCGACGCCTCGCTCGTCGCATCGGCGGATTTGATCGTGCAGAACGGTGTCGGATACGACGCCTTCATGCAGAAACTCGAAGCGGCCTCGCCGCATCCGGGCCGCGCGGTCATCGACGTCGGAGCGTCGCTCGGACTGCATGCCGGCGACAATCCGCATCTTTGGTATCGCCCGCAGACGATGCCCTTCGTCGCCGGCGCGATCGCGACCGCGCTCGAGCGGTTGGATCCGGCGCATCGCGCGGTCTTCGAGGCCAACCGCGCGCGCTTCGTACGCTCGCTGCAGCCTTGGCTGACGCAGATCGCGCTGCTGCGCAAACGGTACGCCGGTACGCCGATCGCGGTGACCGAGCCGGTGTTCAACTACACGGCGGAGGCGATCGGACTGGACATCAAGACGCCGCGATCGTTTCAATTGGCGATCGAAGAGGGGAACGATCCCGCGCCGCAGGATGTCTCGGCGGTACGGACGCTATTGAGCGGCCGAGAGGTGCGCATGTTCGTGTACAATCAGCAGACGGTCGAGCCGACAACGGTCCAGTTGCTCGAAGTCGCGCGATCCGCGCGCGTACCGGTGGTCGGCGTCTACGAAACGATGCCGGAAGGACAGACGTACCAGAGCTGGATGCTCGCCGAAGTCCAAGCCGTTTGGCGGGCACTTCGAAACGGAACATCGACGGAGCACGTGTACTGA
- a CDS encoding TlpA disulfide reductase family protein, with amino-acid sequence MSRQSRRAAARRKSSPSARPYLIWGSVALVVCLGIFAVVTGRHSVQGAASQAPILSFISTGDQAPNFSVTTDRGRFSLSSARKPVLLELFATWCPHCQRETATMNRLYEKYSSRVRFIAVTASPYGSDRQSPESARDVAAFIQAFNVRYPVAFDPSLRVARSYLQGGYPTIVVIAHDRIRYLTSGETSFTTLDATLRTVTS; translated from the coding sequence ATGTCTCGCCAATCTCGGCGCGCAGCAGCACGCCGCAAATCGTCACCATCGGCACGCCCCTACCTGATCTGGGGGAGCGTCGCGCTCGTCGTTTGCCTCGGCATCTTTGCCGTCGTCACCGGCCGGCACAGCGTCCAGGGCGCCGCATCCCAGGCTCCGATCCTCAGTTTCATCTCGACCGGCGATCAGGCGCCGAATTTCAGCGTCACCACCGATCGCGGCCGGTTCTCGCTGAGCAGCGCGCGTAAGCCGGTTCTTCTCGAACTCTTCGCGACGTGGTGCCCGCATTGCCAACGGGAGACTGCGACGATGAATCGCCTCTACGAAAAATATTCCTCGCGCGTTCGCTTCATCGCCGTAACCGCGAGCCCATACGGCTCCGACCGGCAGTCGCCCGAAAGCGCGCGGGACGTAGCCGCCTTCATCCAAGCGTTCAACGTCCGGTACCCGGTCGCATTCGATCCGTCGCTACGTGTTGCCAGAAGCTATCTCCAAGGCGGCTATCCCACGATCGTCGTCATCGCTCACGATCGCATTCGGTACCTCACGAGCGGCGAAACGTCGTTCACGACCCTCGATGCTACTCTGCGTACTGTTACATCCTAA
- a CDS encoding ABC transporter ATP-binding protein: MAGTSKRNIDGARVLSDHPISVDRLSVRLGDRVVLHDITFDVEAGEFIGIIGSNGAGKTTLLRTLLGLIRPSSGTVSIFGRPVRRGNRSIGYVAQRTVVDPDLPLRGSDYVSFGLDGERWGFALPSRARSQEIAKAIEAVDATDYADKPIGSLSGGEQQRLFIAQVLLQQPKILLLDEPLSNLDMRSGQEIVNLVARLARERGMTVLFVTHDMNPLTGVMSRVLYLASGHAVVGTVADVVREDVLSDLYGYHVDVVRVGDRVIVVAGDESCAHP, translated from the coding sequence TTGGCGGGCACTTCGAAACGGAACATCGACGGAGCACGTGTACTGAGCGATCATCCGATCTCGGTCGATCGCTTGAGCGTACGCCTCGGCGATCGCGTCGTTCTTCACGACATCACCTTCGATGTCGAGGCCGGTGAATTCATCGGCATCATCGGCTCCAACGGCGCGGGTAAGACCACCCTGCTGCGCACCTTGCTCGGGCTGATCCGGCCGAGCAGCGGAACCGTCTCGATCTTCGGCCGCCCGGTTCGGCGCGGAAACCGTTCGATCGGGTACGTCGCGCAACGCACGGTCGTCGATCCCGACCTGCCGCTGCGCGGATCGGATTACGTCTCGTTCGGGCTCGACGGCGAGCGCTGGGGGTTTGCGCTGCCCTCACGCGCGCGCAGCCAAGAGATCGCGAAGGCGATCGAGGCCGTTGACGCGACCGACTACGCGGATAAGCCGATCGGGAGCCTGTCCGGCGGCGAGCAGCAGCGGCTCTTCATCGCACAGGTGCTGTTGCAGCAGCCGAAGATTCTGCTGCTCGACGAACCGCTCTCGAATCTGGACATGCGCAGCGGGCAAGAGATCGTCAATCTCGTCGCGCGCCTTGCCCGGGAACGCGGTATGACCGTGCTCTTCGTGACCCACGACATGAACCCGCTCACCGGCGTGATGTCGCGCGTGCTCTACCTGGCTTCGGGCCACGCTGTGGTGGGAACGGTCGCCGACGTCGTGAGGGAAGACGTCCTCTCGGATCTCTACGGTTATCACGTCGACGTCGTGCGCGTCGGCGATCGCGTCATCGTCGTCGCCGGCGACGAATCGTGCGCTCATCCGTGA
- a CDS encoding TIGR00282 family metallophosphoesterase, with protein MIGDVVGSPGRDTLKRCVPLVRDQYHVHACIANGENVAGGFGLTAQTADELFATGVDFITSGNHIFDKRDFKTYLDSSDRVLRPANYPPGNPGRGHGTFVADGTTIGVLNVMGRTFMPPVDDPFRCADALIDELRAQTPVVIVDVHAEATSEKVALARFLDGRASAIYGTHTHVQTADEQILPGGTAYISDLGMTGPTDGVIGMEQAAVLDRFITGLSDRFSVEKSGTKQFCAAVVRIDRSSGHAVEIKRIFQRGIA; from the coding sequence TTGATCGGTGACGTGGTCGGCTCGCCGGGCCGCGACACGCTCAAACGCTGCGTGCCGTTGGTACGCGACCAGTATCACGTTCACGCTTGTATCGCCAACGGTGAAAACGTTGCCGGCGGCTTCGGGCTGACCGCACAAACGGCGGACGAGCTCTTTGCCACCGGCGTCGATTTCATCACCAGCGGCAATCACATCTTTGACAAACGCGACTTCAAGACGTACCTGGACTCGAGCGATCGGGTGCTGCGTCCGGCGAACTACCCGCCGGGAAATCCGGGGAGAGGTCACGGAACGTTCGTGGCCGACGGCACGACGATCGGCGTGCTCAACGTGATGGGACGCACGTTCATGCCGCCGGTGGACGATCCGTTTCGGTGCGCGGATGCGCTGATCGACGAACTTCGCGCGCAGACGCCGGTCGTGATCGTCGACGTGCACGCCGAAGCGACCTCGGAGAAGGTTGCGCTCGCGCGCTTCCTCGACGGCCGAGCCTCGGCGATCTACGGAACCCACACGCACGTGCAGACCGCCGACGAGCAGATCCTTCCGGGCGGCACGGCCTACATCTCCGACCTCGGGATGACCGGGCCGACCGACGGCGTGATCGGCATGGAGCAAGCGGCCGTACTCGATCGCTTTATCACCGGGCTTTCCGATCGCTTCAGCGTGGAGAAATCCGGAACCAAACAGTTCTGCGCCGCGGTCGTACGCATCGATCGGTCCAGCGGGCACGCGGTCGAGATCAAGCGTATCTTTCAACGTGGCATAGCATGA